GCAGCGGGCGGCCGGCATGCTCGCGGACGCCGGAGCCCGGGTCCTGGTCACACGGGGCGGCACCCCGCACGCGTTCGACGGCACGGTGGTCGACGTGGAACACGACGCCGCCGCGATCGCCGCACACCCCCCCACACCCCCGCACCCCGCGGCCGGCCCCGACCGGACGGCGTATGTGGTGTTCACCTCCGGCTCCACCGGCCGCCCCAAAGGAGTGCTGGTCACCCACCGCGGCCTGGCCAACCACGTGGGCTGGGCCGTACGCGAACTGGCCGCCCGCGGCACCGGCGGAGGCGCGGTGTTCTCCTCCGTCGCCTTCGACCTGGTCGTACCGAACCTGTGGGCGCCGCTGTGCGCCGGGCAGCGCGTGGTGCTCCGCGGCCCGGACACCGGGCTGGACGAGCTGGGCGGCTGGCTGGTCGAACACGGCCCGTTCAGCTTCCTGAAACTGACACCGGGCCACCTCGAGATCCTCTCCCACCAGCTCACCCCCCAGCAGGCCGGAGACCTGGCCGGCGTCGTCGTCGTCGCGGGCGAAGCACTGCCGGGCACCCTGGCCGCCCGCTGGGCGAACTGGCTCGGCGAGGGCCGGCTCATCAACGAGTACGGGCCCACCGAGACCACCGTCGGCGCCACGGTCCACCCCGTGCCCCCGGACACACCGGCGGGCCAGGTCGTACCGATCGGGCGCCCCCTGCCCGGCATGCGCGTGCACGTGCTGGACGAACACATGCGGCCCGTACCGGTCGGCGGACTGGGCGAACTGTTCGTCGGCGGCACCGGAGTGGCCCGCGGATACGTCGGCCGCCCGGAACTGACGGCCCAGCGGTTCCTGCCCGACCCCTACGGCCCGCCCGGCTCCCGCCTGTACCGCACCGGGGACATGGTGCGGTGGAACACCGAGGGCACGGTCGAGTTCCTGGGCCGCGCCGACGACCAGGTCAAGATCCGCGGCTACCGGGTCGAGCCCGCCGAGATCGCCGCCGCGCTCACGAGCTGCCCCCTGGTCACCGAAGCCGTGATCACCCCACGGGAGGAGAACGGCGAAACACAACTGATCGCCTACTACATCCCCGCCACCACACCCGGCACCACGGGTGCGTCCGGCAACACGGCAGGCACGCCCGGCAACACGGCGGGAGTGCCCGGCAACACGGCGGGAGTGCCCGGCAACACGGCAGGCACGCCCGGCAACACGGCGGGTGTGCCCGGCAGCACGAGTGCATCCGGCACCACGGGGGTGTCCGGCAGCACGGCGGGTGCGTCCGGCAGCACGGGTGCGTCCGGCAGCAGCACGGTGGGTGCGTCCGGCGGGGAACTCGCCGCGTACCTGGCCGAGTTGCTGCCCGAGTACATGCTGCCCGCCGCCTACGTCGCGCTGGAAGCGATCCCCCTCAACGCCAACGGCAAGGTGGACCGCAAGGCCCTGCCCGCCCCGACCGCCCCCCGGGACACGGTGCAGGACGCCCCCGCCACCCCCACCGAACAGCGGCTGGCACAGATCTGGAGCCGCGTCCTGGGCCGGGAACAGGTCAACAGGACCGACAGCTTCTTCGCACTGGGCGGACACTCGATCCTGGTCGTCCAGGTCATCGCCGCCGCCCGCGCGGAAGGACTCCCCCTGTCCGTCGTCATGCACTACAAGACCCGGAACCTGGCAGAACTCGCCGCCACACTCGACGCAGCGACAGCCACCCCCTGAACACCGCACCCCCGGCCACCCGACCACCACCCACGACACAACCAGCGACCCCACCGACGACAGCACCCGGCCACAACCCCCCGCACACCCCCCGGGAAACCCACGACCCCGCCCACGGCAGCACCCGGCTGCGAAAGTCCGGGCACCACCCGGGGAAACAGACCGCCCCACCCGCGGGCAGCACCAGGCCGCAACGACCCCCATGCCCCGGGCAGCAAGCAACCCCGCCCGGGGGGGGGCAACACCCGGCCGCCACGGCTCGGGCAGCACCCACGCACCAGGCTGCCTCACCGGCGGCAGCACCGGGCCGCAACGGCCCCCATCCCCTCAGGCGGCAGGCCTCAGGCGGCAGGCAACCCCGCCCAGGGGCAGCACCCTGGCTGCACCAACTCGGGCAGCACCTGGGCGGCAGGCGGCCCCGCCTAGGTTCTGTCCGGCGGATCATGTGACCTTCCGACTGGTCGCTCGTTGGTCCGGTCATGGGTCGGGGGGATTTGACGAATCGCGAGTGGTCGTTACTGGAACCGCATCTGCCACCTCTGGGTGGCCGGGGCGGTCGGTGGAACGACCACCGCACCGTGGTCAACGGGATGCTGTTCCGGATCCGAACCGGTGTCCCGTGGCGTGACCTGCCGGAACGCTACGGCTCGTGGAAAACCGTTTACGAACGGCATCGCCGCTGGTCGGCGGACGGCACCTGGGACCGGATCCTGCATTCGGTCCAGGCCGACGCCGACCTGGCGGGGCGTGTCGACTGGTCGATGGTCGGCGTCGACTCGACGTCCTGCCGGGCCCATCGGCACGCGGCCGGCGCACGCAGGACCCGGCCGCGGGTCCCGAAAAAAGGACGACGCCCCGGCACCACCGCCCCGACGAGGGACTCGGACGGTCCCGGGGCGGCCTGACCTGCAAGATCCACCTCGCCGGCGAAGGCGGCTGCCGCCCCATGGCCCTCCTGCTCACGCCGGGACGGTGGGGCGACGCACCGCAGATGATCGAGGTCCTGGACCGGATCCGAGTTCCGCGGCCGCTTGGCGGAAGGCCCCGGACCCGGCCGGACCACGTCAGCGGCGACAAGGCATACAGTTCCCGCCGAAACCGCCGCTACCTGCGAAGACGCGACATCCGGCACACGATCCCAGAACCGAAGGACCAGCGGGCCAACCGCCGCCGCAGGGGCAGCAACGGGGGCAGGCCCGCCGGCTTCGACCCCGACCACTACCGGCGCCGCAACGAGGTCGAGCGGACCATCAACCGGCTCAAGAACTCCCGCGCGGTCGCCACCCGTTACGACAAGAGGGCCTACGTCTTCCACGGCACTGTCACCGCCGCAGCGATCCGACTCTGGCTCCGTCAGTGATCCGCCGGACAGAACCTAGGGGCAGCACCGGGCTGCGGCGGGCTCAGGCGTCACCCAGGAAGCGGGCCACCTCGCTGACGACCGGGGCCTTCAGGAAGGAGTGGTGGTCCCCCTTCACCACCGTCCGGCGGGCACCGGTACGGCTCAGCGCGGCCCAGCGCGCGGAGTCCTCGGGGAACATCGACCCGTCCGGGAACAACAGACGCAACTCAGCGTCGACGGGGCCGCTCGGACGGTAGTGCCGCACCGCACGGGCATGCGCGCAGAAAACCGCGAAACGCCGCTCCAGGTCCTCACGCACGAGCGGCAGGTACTTGCTGTGCGGGTCACCGGCCACGGCGACGGCCAGCCACCCCAGCGGGTCACCGTCCGCGTCCTGCGGCATATCCCAGCCCAGCGACCCCGCCACGTCCTCGGCGAACGCGACACGCAGCGCCGGGGTCCCCACCTCCCCCGCACCCTCCGGCTCTCCCCAGGGACGGTCGAACGGCGAGTCCATCAGCGCCACGAACTCGACCCCGACCCCCCGGCGTTCCAGCTCCCGCGTCATCTCGAACGCCACGATGCCGCCCATCGACCAGCCCGCGATCCGGTACGGACCCTCGGGCTGCGCCCCGCGCACAGCGGCCACATAACGCTCCACCATCTGCGCCAGCCCCGCGACCGGTTCACCCTCGGAGATACCGAACGCCTCGATACCCGTCACCGCACAGGTACCGGCCAGCTCCTTCGCCAGAGCACCGTAGGCGTTCACGGTCCCGCCGACGGCATGGACGAGGAACAACGGCCGGCCGGCCGCGTCCCTGCCCGTCAACGACACAAGACGTGCGGCGGCCTGACCTGTTTGCCGATCGGACATCTGAAGCCTCACTGTCCCTGGTATACGGAATGGACGAGCTGCACGCGGTCACGCGGTCACACGGTCACACGGTCACGCGAAGATACCGGCCGAGAGAGAAACTCTCAGCAGCGGCAGGA
Above is a window of Streptomyces sp. V2I9 DNA encoding:
- a CDS encoding thioesterase domain-containing protein; this encodes MSDRQTGQAAARLVSLTGRDAAGRPLFLVHAVGGTVNAYGALAKELAGTCAVTGIEAFGISEGEPVAGLAQMVERYVAAVRGAQPEGPYRIAGWSMGGIVAFEMTRELERRGVGVEFVALMDSPFDRPWGEPEGAGEVGTPALRVAFAEDVAGSLGWDMPQDADGDPLGWLAVAVAGDPHSKYLPLVREDLERRFAVFCAHARAVRHYRPSGPVDAELRLLFPDGSMFPEDSARWAALSRTGARRTVVKGDHHSFLKAPVVSEVARFLGDA
- a CDS encoding amino acid adenylation domain-containing protein, with the translated sequence MPDTLITDRPRPASPGGHSSAADFTVPPGPTAALTGLALDHGATLDDTLLTAYATLLARHTRRWDLPVAVPRRRPGHPEPTPTAADFTDPVVLRCALRARDPFTEALAAVRDLCRTAHAQTPPAPHPAPPAEKHTTATTATTGTGASDGDGDGDGDGGQYHFAFVFHQQETAAEAALAPRTDLTLVMHRTADSTLHGAFVYDTALFTPATVRFLAAQFRHLLEAVAADPGTAPAALPLTPRAEAQLVDAWSAGQGPVNELPVPDMIGQQAARQPGTLAVTGTDASLTYGELDEHANRLAHHLRATGVGPQSVVGVLMDRSAALMVSLLAVWRAGAGYVPLDPALPPQRAAGMLADAGARVLVTRGGTPHAFDGTVVDVEHDAAAIAAHPPTPPHPAAGPDRTAYVVFTSGSTGRPKGVLVTHRGLANHVGWAVRELAARGTGGGAVFSSVAFDLVVPNLWAPLCAGQRVVLRGPDTGLDELGGWLVEHGPFSFLKLTPGHLEILSHQLTPQQAGDLAGVVVVAGEALPGTLAARWANWLGEGRLINEYGPTETTVGATVHPVPPDTPAGQVVPIGRPLPGMRVHVLDEHMRPVPVGGLGELFVGGTGVARGYVGRPELTAQRFLPDPYGPPGSRLYRTGDMVRWNTEGTVEFLGRADDQVKIRGYRVEPAEIAAALTSCPLVTEAVITPREENGETQLIAYYIPATTPGTTGASGNTAGTPGNTAGVPGNTAGVPGNTAGTPGNTAGVPGSTSASGTTGVSGSTAGASGSTGASGSSTVGASGGELAAYLAELLPEYMLPAAYVALEAIPLNANGKVDRKALPAPTAPRDTVQDAPATPTEQRLAQIWSRVLGREQVNRTDSFFALGGHSILVVQVIAAARAEGLPLSVVMHYKTRNLAELAATLDAATATP
- a CDS encoding IS5 family transposase (programmed frameshift), giving the protein MGRGDLTNREWSLLEPHLPPLGGRGGRWNDHRTVVNGMLFRIRTGVPWRDLPERYGSWKTVYERHRRWSADGTWDRILHSVQADADLAGRVDWSMVGVDSTSCRAHRHAAGARRTRPRVPKKRTTPRHHRPDEGLGRSRGGLTCKIHLAGEGGCRPMALLLTPGRWGDAPQMIEVLDRIRVPRPLGGRPRTRPDHVSGDKAYSSRRNRRYLRRRDIRHTIPEPKDQRANRRRRGSNGGRPAGFDPDHYRRRNEVERTINRLKNSRAVATRYDKRAYVFHGTVTAAAIRLWLRQ